The following is a genomic window from Tachysurus fulvidraco isolate hzauxx_2018 chromosome 24, HZAU_PFXX_2.0, whole genome shotgun sequence.
agattattgccagacaagtggatatgaagttgagcagcaacaactttttccaaaattttagaaatgaaaggaagattagaaataggacgaaaatgattaaggttgttggtgtccaaacctggtttctttagaattggagttacagcagctgttttgaaaagagaaggaacagccccagtggtaagggaagaataaataatatccataataaactgggacagagaggaagcagtagccttaacaaggacagttggtaaaggatcaagaacacaggttgaagatttagattgatgaataagttttaagatatcatcaattgtgggcagaataaactcagagaacaattgtgtaggaacaggtagaactgagacacatggagtagAAACAGGAGTGGCCATAAGTTGACGATGAATGCCTTCAATTTTTGAGGTAAAGAATGATGCTAAAGTATTGCAGAAATCAGATGAGTACAAATGAGAGGGAAGTGAGTTGGTGGGtgttgtaaaatttttcaataaggaaaaaagaagctttgaattcccttcattagaaccgattaagccagaatagtatgtagatttagctttagcaatagtgTCTTTATAGTGAGACATATGTTCTGAATACATTTCCTTGTGGACAGTAAGGCCAGAGATGAGGCTGAGGACACAGAATGATGTAATACAGtcaattgttttatttagtaaatgggatcatatttttaattgaaataaaaaagacttaCGTGTAGAAAACCTATATGGATCACTGTAGTCACTGAATCTGTAATTTAAGTGAGATTGTATTCTTGCCATCACAATATAGTTGGAATTTGACTCAAGGTTTCTGCCTACAAGCTCATGCTGGCCTTTTGTTGTTATGATCACCTGtatgaagaaacaaaaaatagctGCAAATGTAAAGTTCAGTTATTTACGTTTTCACTATTATGCGTACTAACATACAGCTCACTTACTTTTTTTCTCGTCCCTTTGCTTCCTTCGATGTAGTAAGTGAGCTCCGCAATCAGGTCATCAGAGTCATTATAAGCCGTGTCCCAAGCAATGAGAAAGTTTCCATTCTTTGTTTCCTTGACTGTCCTTATGACAGGTTTTTTAGGTTTAactgtttaaaagaaatgaattcatGAACTGGCAATAAGTTCAATTATAAATGCTACAAATATAACAGTAACAGATAAATGTGTTGTATATAACAGTATACAATATGATCTAGTTACTGAGCTACTGTCAATAAATTCTCTTCAACACATAAGAATTGCTTGGGATCATTTTGATCCTTCTTATAAATACAGGGAACTGACATTACTAACATGACAAGATGGGGCACCTGTGAGAACACAAGCTGTGGCCAATGATAAAATAAGATGTTGTTAAGATAAGATGTGACTATTGTGGACcacaaaacaccaaacacagatGAGACGCAGCCGTGTTAATTacttaaataatttaaacaccTCTTTCATTCTCAGACGCTGCAAAAATAAAGTGTGATCATCTCTTAAGGTTAAATTTAAACCATAAACAATTCAGTTAGATGTTGTGCCTACTTACTGGTTTCTGTAGTACCGAAGTTTGTAGTGAACAGTGGGCTTTTGTTTCTCAACACATTAACCTTGTATTCCTCTCCCAAAACAAAGCCAGAGTTCACATGCACTGTGCATTCACATGAGCTGGATTTAAGTTGCTGTAAATCGCAAGTAAATCTTCTGTAAAACAGCAAGGAACAGCAATCTGAACAGATGTGCCAGTTGAGAAAACgttcattttacatatttttggaCGTTGTTGTTAATTTAGGGTCTACTGATGTACTCACGCGTTAAATACAGTCACATTGAGACTGTACTCGGGGCAGAGGAGCTGTTGGTCTGAAGTCAAACTACACATCATCTCTGTTATGTAATCATTAAGGCACTCCAGATCCATCTTAGGCTCTgaaaatatatagatttaagTTGTCAGTGTATTTAAAGTTCTAACTGACAGACAATAAATTACCAGAGGCTTCAAAAACAATGCACAAACTTGCCTGAACTTGTATAGTTTCCAGAAGATTCAGTAAAGTTAAAACTGATCACAAGGCCTATCTGCAGGATGAGGATTATGGCACCCACCCTAATAGGCTGCATGAAATGaaagtaaacaacaaaaacagattattgtttatttaactatttaaatggacttttaaaaaaggaaataaataataataacattataagaTTCAGGGCAAACAGATaggaatatatattaataaaacacacacgcacgcacgcgcgcgcacgcacacacgcacacacgcacacacacacacacacacacatatatatatatatatatatgggcgtaaatcccgcgGGGGGACGGAGGGGACATCCGAGGGTTGTCCCCCACATCCGAggatcaccccccccccccccattaaaaaaatatatatatcgcactctctattgtgaaacatatatgtatgtatactttaataattgtttaagtagaaaaaaaaaccgcAGAAactgctgggtgtgtgtttacggtgtgtgtgttcactgctgtgtctgtcttcactgctgtgtgtgtgtatatatatttcacaataacagtcatgtttatattttattgtatgttgatggcttaactgtaaacaacacaaacaatgcaataaatagttttgaagaaaaatctgctttgtcatagaacctgagaaaaactttgaaaataaccataatgacacagtctatatgctataataataataataatgataaaaggaaagtttttcactgtgaggacatgtctttataagtacaattagactatattatttgtgtccccttcaaaaattgctcatgagaaatttaatatttattgccccccctcccccccactGTActatgaaatttacgcccattaATCTTTCTAGGAACTTCTACAGAGATATAAAGGCTTTTACGCGCTTCACAAACTCACCGGTGCGTAAAATGATTTCCAGGTTATTCCTCTCATCTCATCTGTCGGTTTTCTTCGTCCACATAACACGTTTTCTGTTTTAACCGTGTTTACTTTCCATCGCGTTGATGGCACTGAAGGCGCGTTTGGGAACAACCAGAACCTCACTTCTTCATTGCGGGACTGGGCAGAGTGGGTGTGTTTTTACTGGAACAACTGAGCAACAGTCGTTCTGTGGAAAAGCGTAAGAACGCTTCACACCCCTAAGCACACCCCCTCCCCCCAGCCCccaccaacccacacacacacacacacacacacacacacacacacacacacacacacacacagtcatttcaGTACAATAAGAAATTACACTCGAGGATTGCGAGGGGCTCTCATGTTTTGAAGACATCTACAACCACCCccttaacaaaaaaatataaaaaaatgggggagtaaggatcactgaccgcaatttaaccaaatacaaagaatttgttttgtttccatttattaatttgtgtgtgacagagagagagagagagagagagagagagagagagagagagagagagagagagagagagagattgattatgactggtgttgtttattgtaagtgtttgttacctttttggactcctttatcatttgtaatgtttctcccatataaaacagttcagcacaagcccagacacttttagggtcatgattgaggacaatgtcccatccagagacaagctgtttcgtgagcttttgttcaaaccgacaaAAGAAAATACCCtcactaatgaatgttttttttaattggttgttgtgttaaatcttacccagaaagtgctattttctgtttggctattgtgtagcctcttttttctGTTATGTAAGTGTCAGgatcgactaagaactgagacgattccttgattcctgcccggttccatagagacagcagtgcggactgatacattttgggcgctgcggcttattaaatatatgataaatagtcaaaaaggttttctgcgtgacaaatacgatgtgtggtgggagagcatgacaaaagaccgacatgagggactgtcactctcaatgcgtgacacatAACAGCCCTGTTAATGGAAGAGAAAAGTCCATATGAGTCTTTATCACTAGTCTATACTTAATAGAAGAGGAAAGTCcgtttcaagtcaagtcaagtcaagaagcttttattgtcattacaaccatatatagctgttgcagtacacagtgatatgatacgtttctccaggatcagggtgctacataacacaaagacataGACATaatgcttgctctctctctctttgaaaCTTTTCTTTGTTGGTTTTTTGTGCCACAGATCATAATTAAACTGACGGTAAAACGTCTTGCCTTTCGGATGCGGCGTGTACGCTATTTAATccactcatttaaaaaaaatgggtaCAACAGTTAATAGGAACAAAAACGCTGCCTACCTGTTTTACAAAACTAGTAGCTATTTTCGGAGTAGGAATCTTGTCCCACCAAACAATCAGGATTCTGCAATCAAAAGATTTACACAATGTaatttaaactgtaaatatgctgtttatattccCACTTTAATACTAACATCCAACTAactgtaaaaactgtaaataaaatatctaaaggaaataaaatggaagCATTCTTACTTGCTGCATAAATAGTAGGTGATAAAAATGTTGATGATCAGAGTTATACATATTGAAGAAATTATACTGACATGCATGTCCTCtagtgacacttgttttcggattgtgtaggaaacccttccacaaccccactaaaggatgtgttctagtttgcacgggttagttttggaaacacaagatcaacaatTAGAGTTGCTCTTACTGTACCTTGATATATCGTTCGAAGTCCCtctgtcttctaacaaaggttcTGCTGCTAGTTCTTCTACCTATTTTATTGAttgaatctttagatgaaggacacagacttagacctttttgtcttttcaggatcctcacaatgggaggccttgtttttattaaaagtagtgtaatacaaatagatgtgtgtaatatatgtaatgtaaaagaaaagaaaattacaaacaaaatctcCTTTAAATAGTTCAAATCATTCTGCCTCTGTCAGCATACCGTCAGGTCTCTCATGATCTCCTGCTTCTGCAAAACATCCTGAGAAGTCTCCTAGGCTGCACGTCTGACTGTGTGTTCTTATTCTGCTGACAAAAAGCCTTGTGATGTCCTTTTAAGCTTTCACTGTTACTCTCTGTCTTAATATCTAAACATACtaatgaaaattatataatttcttaatCACATAATGGTTGCATAAATTCAtataaaggtaaatgaaacttgtcattctataaaatgaaagagaaaattcATAACAATTCTATAATCTTGATCCAACTGTCTGggtacagtgtctgttcctcTTTGGGTTGAATCAGCTTCCTTCTAGatctttttctttacagttttaataAGATATATTCAATTTCTTTATGTCATATAACAATTTccccatttcttttagtttattttccacatcttcctttttcctcactctctgtctttgttgtctcttatttcttttctctctttttgctgcattaatttcactttgtttctttatagtaTTGGATGAGATTGTCACAAAAGGATAACCATGTGCACTTTGTATGGCAGTTACTCCACTCCTAACATTTCTATTCACAATATGAGGGGAATTATTAGCTTGACCTAGTCCTGAGGCTGAGGACACAGAAGGATGTAATACagtcaattgttttttttagtaaatgggatcatatttttaattgaaataaaaaaagacttacGTGTAGAAAACCTATATGGATCACTGTAGTCACTGAATCTGTCATTTAAGAGAGATTGTATTTTTGCCATCACAATACAGTTGGAATTTGACTCAAGGTTTCTGCCTACAAGCTCATACTGGTCTTTTGTTGGTACGATCACCTGtatgaagaaacaaaaaataactgCAAATGTAAAGTTCAGTTATTTACTTTTTCACTATTATGCGAACTGACGTACAGCTCACTTACATTTTTTCTCGTCCCTTTGCTTCCTTCGATGTAGTAAGTGAGCTCCGTATTCAGGTCATCGCTGAATACAGGCTTTAATCCTATAAATCGTGTCCAAAGCAATGAGAAAGTTTCCATTCTTTGTTTCCTTGACTGTCATTATGACAGGTTTTGTAGGtttaagtgtttaaaagaaatgaattcatGAATTGGCAATAAGTTCAATTATAAAAGCTACAAATATAACAGTAAAAGATGGGGCACATGTTAGAACATAATGTGGCTAATGTTAACACAAGCTGTGGCCAATGATAAAATAAGATGTTGTTAAGATGCGACTATTGTGGACcacaaaacaccaaacacagatGAGACGCAGCCGTGTTAATTgcttaaataatttaaacacatttttcattCTCAGACACTGCAAAAATAAAGTGTAATCATCGCTTAAGATTACATTTAAACCATAAACCATTCAGTTACATGTTGTGCCTACTTACTGTTTTCTGTAGTACCGAAGTTTGTAGTGAACAGTAGGTTTTCTTTTCTCAACACCTTAAACGTGTATTCTTCTCCCAAAACAAAGCCAGAGTCCACATGCACTGTGCATTCACATGAGCTGGAAATACGTTGCTTTAAATCACAAGTAAATCTTTGAAGTGTTCTTCTGTAAAACAGTAAGGAACAGAAGGAACAGCAAACTGAACAGATGTGCCAGTTAAGAAAACgttcattttacatatttttggaCGTTGTTGTTCATTTAGGGTCTACTGATGTACTCACGCGTTAAATAGAGACACATTGTACTCGGGGCAGATGAGCTGTTGGTCTGAAGTCAAACTACACATCATATCTGTTATGTAATCATTAAGGCACTCCATATCCATCTTAGGCTCTGAAAATATAGATTTAAGTTGTCAGTGTATTTAAAGTTCTAACTGACAGACAATAATTTACCAGAGGCTTCAAAAACAATGCACAAACTTGCCTGCACTTGTATAGTTTCCAGAATATTCAGTAAAGTTAAAATTGATCACAAGGCATAGCTGCAGGATGAGGATTATGGCACCCACCCTAATAGGCTGCATGAAATGAAAGTAAAcagattattgtttatttaactatttaaatggacttaaaaataaaagaaataaataatcataacaaCATAAGATTCAGGGCTAACAGAtaggaatatatatattaataaaaaatccatccatccatccataaaatAATGCCCACGCATCGTATTGATGTcgtttgaatttatttacactctctcacttgctctctcttgAGACACCGtgaaaactataaaaaatataaacatataacattCAAATACACATCTCACAAtcataatacatttacatttacatttacagcatttggcagacgcccttatccagagcgacgtacataagtgcttaaatctctaacattgaatacattaatgctggttcactaggttacatacttaagataccatgagtttaaaacatttttcaaagttacaatgaaaaagtgtcaaaggttttttttttttgttttttttttaaatgcaaaagataaagaaagaagtgctagttgaagtgtttcctgaataagtaggtcttcaaccgctgcttgaaaatagccagtgtctcagctgtccggacctctaggggtagttcattccaccaccttggtgccagaacagagaagagtcttgtagtagacttgcctcttaccctgagagatggtggaaccagtcgagcagtgctggtagatcggaggttgcggggtgcagtgcgaggaatgatgagggctttgaggtaagagggagctggtc
Proteins encoded in this region:
- the LOC113660392 gene encoding uncharacterized protein LOC113660392, with amino-acid sequence MRGITWKSFYAPPIRVGAIILILQIGLVISFNFTESSGNYTSSEPKMDLECLNDYITEMMCSLTSDQQLLCPEYSLNVTVFNARFTCDLQQLKSSSCECTVHVNSGFVLGEEYKVNVLRNKSPLFTTNFGTTETIKPKKPVIRTVKETKNGNFLIAWDTAYNDSDDLIAELTYYIEGSKGTRKKVIITTKGQHELVGRNLESNSNYIVMARIQSHLNYRFSDYSDPYRFSTQPKMDLECLNDYITEMMCSLTSDQQLLCPEYSLNVTVFNARFTCDLQQLKSSSCECTVHVNSGFVLGEEYTVNVLRNKSLLFTTNFGTTENIKPKKPVIRTVKETKNGNFLIAWDTAYNDSDDLIAELTYYIEGSKGTRKNVIVPTKGQFKYELVGRNLESNSNYIVMARIQSLLNDRCSDYSDPYRFSTPSSLKNYVKLIIPLIL